AACACCTGGAGTACACGAGGTTCACCCGCGAATACGATCTACCGCGGGCGTCGGGGCAGTAGTGCGAAGGTCGGAGGCCCGGTTTCATATCCGGGGCCTCCGGCTGGTAGCCTTTCGTTCCGGCACAAGGGGCTATGGCGCAGTTGGTAGCGCGACTCGTTCGCATCGAGTAGGTCAGGGGTTCGATTCCCCTTAGCTCCACAAACAAAACCCCAGCTCAGCTGGGGTTTTCTCGTCTGTGACACACGACCCGGCCGCGCAAACTCCAGGCCAGATACCCCGAACTGGACCGAGTCCCGCACACGCGTGCCGAGGTGTAATGGTTGCGTGGCGTCGAGCAGACCGACCGGGGTGCACTTCAGCATGATCGGCGGCGCCCCTGGCGTCGAGCGGTTGCAGGCCAGCCTGCGCGGTGAAGGGTTCACGCCGCACCGGCACGACACCTATGCGATCGGCATGACTCTGTCTGGCGTGCAGACTTTTTCGACCGTGGTGCCACCCGGGTCTGCCTTCCCGGGCAGTGGCATGTGCTGCATCCCGACGAACTGCATGACGGGGTTCCCGGCACCGACGCCGGGTTCGCCTACCGCATCTTCTACGTCGACCCCGCGGTGATCTTCGAATCGCTGGGCAAGCGCCTGCCGTTCGTCGCCGATCCGGTCGTGGACGGGGCCACGGTGCCGCGTGCGCTCACCCGGTTCCTGCAACGCACCGACGACGAGGACGACGAGCTGGCCGCGACCGACGTCGTCACCGTGATCGCCGACATGCTCGACGCGCACAGCCGGCCCGGCCGGGCCGGCACCCCGCGGGTGGACCGTGCGGCGGTCACGCGGGTACGGGACAGCCTGATGGACAACCCGACTCGCCGCTACCGCGCCGCCGAGGTGGAACGCATCGCGGGGATGGACCGGTGGTCGCTGGCCCGCCAGTTCCGCGCCGCGTTCGGCACCAGCCCGAGCCGGTTCCGTTCGATGCGCCAACTCGAATTGGCGCGCGCCCTGATCATCGGCGGCATGCCGCTCGCCGACGTCGCGCACGCCGCGGGATTCGCCGACCAGGCGCACTTCACCCGGATGTTCAAGGCCGCCTACGGTTTGACGCCCGCCGCGTGGAGCGGCGCGGTGCATCACAACCCGCCGGCGACGTCCAGCACGGATCCGGTGACGTAACCGGCGTCGGCCGACAACAACCACACGACGGCGGCGGCGATCTCATCCGGTTCGGCGACCCGCCCGACCGGGATGTGCCGCGCGACCCGGCCGGGCCGCTCGGCGTCGCCCGCGCGGGCATGGATGGTGGTGTTGGTGGTGCCGGCCCGCACGCAGTTCACGTGAATACCGGAGGCGCCCAGTTCTTTCGCGAGGCCCACCGTGAGTATGTCGAGCGCGGCCTTCGTCGCGGCGTACACGACGTACTCACCGGGTGAACCCGTGCGGGCCGCCACCGAGGACACGTTGACGATGTCGCGGCGGTCAGCCGTCGTCGACCCCGACTGCCATCGGCGCGCGGCCTCACGGCACAGCCGCGCCACGGCAACGAGATTCACCTCGACGGTACGGCGAAGTGAATCGTCGTCGAGTGCGGTCAACGGCCCCAGCGGTCCCGTCACCCCCGCGTTGTTCACCAGTGCGGTCACCGGGCCGTGCGTCTGCGCGATGTCGAACAACCGCATCGGCGCGTCGACGTCGGTGACGTCGAGGCGCACACCCCGCACGCCCGCGCCGCAGGCGCGCTCGACGTCGGCCGCATCCCGGTCGGAGCCCGAATGCGTGAACACCACGCGGTGGCCTTCCCCGGCCAGTCGCTCGACGATCTGACGACCGATGCCCCGGCTGCCTCCGGTCACGATCACCGTCATGGGCCCTCCCGTCTGGTTCAACTGCGTCGCGCCGCCAGGATGGCCAGCACGCCGAGAGCCGCGAAGATCGCCGCGGCGGTTCGGTAGGAGTCCAGCGTGGCCGCGATGGCCGACCCGGCGGCCGGTCCCAGCGCCATCGCGATCGCGATCGGACGGTGGAACCGGCCGAGGATCGTGGCGTAGGACTCAGCACCCCACCGGTCGGTGACCGCGGTGGCGACCGACAGCGTGTGGGTGCCGCGCGCCGCACCCGCGAACATCGCGGCCGACGCGACCAGGGCCAGGGGAGCGGTGACCACGGCAAGGATGCCCATGCCCGCGGTGCTCGCCGCGACCTGCATGGCGGTGCGGGCCCTGGCGGTGCCGCGGTGCCGCAGCGGCAGGTACAGCACGCGGCCGAAGACCTGCCCCACGCCGATCAACCCGAACACGATCGCCGCGCTGTGGTATCCGAATCCCAGCTCGGTGAGCAGCGGGATGACGTTGAGCGTCACCGCGTACAGCCCCAGGGCCGTCATCGCCAACGCGAGGCGGCTGAAGCGAAACGGCGTGCTGCGCACGATCTGTGTCACGTACTCGGCGTGCTCGGCACCCTCGCGCGCCGGCCTGCGCCACGCCGACGACAGCAGCAGGAACGCCGCTCCGGTGCTCAGCACGCCGTACCCGAGTCCGAGCGCCACCAGGGTCATCCGCCAGCCGAGTTGTTCGTCGAGCGCGGCGGTCAACGGTGCGAACGCCGTCGAGGACACCCCGCCGGCCAGGGTGATCGCCGTGAGCGGCCAGGCCCGCGCGGTGCCGAACCACTGTGTCGCGGCCGCGAATGCGGGCGGGTACAGCGTGCAGGCCTGGGCGCCGCCGACGATCAGCCAGGCCACGGCGAACAACGGCAGCCATGCCGTGACGCCGCCGAGAATCAGCGCCGCGGCGCCGACGAGGGAGCCCAGCGTCATCACCGGTCGCGGGCCGTGGCGGTCGACCATGCGGCCCGCCCACGGGGTGGCGAACGCGGCGCACAACAGGCTGGCGGTGTACACGACGGGAACGGCCAGCGGTGGCCAGTCGGTGGCCGCGGTGATCCGCACCCCGATCACCGGAAGCGTGTAGTAGAGGATGCCCCAACTGAGGAACTCGACCACGCACAGACCCGCCAGCGCCGCGGTCGAGCGCCTGCTCACGCGGCGACGGTGCGGGCACGGATGGCGTGGATCACCGCCGCCATGTCCTCGGTCGGGTGCCCGAGCGCCACGGCCTCGCCGTACAACGCGTGGCACGCATCGAGCATCGGGGAGGCGATCCCGCGGGTACGGGCCGCCCGGGTGATCAGCCCGGTGTTCTTGTGCACGTCGGCCAGACCGGCCTGCACGTCGAAATCCTCGTGCGCGAGCTTGGCCGACTTCACCCGCGACACCGCCGAGGCCATCGGGCCCGCGTCCAGGATGCGGTCGAGCAGCGCCTGGTCGAGGCCGTGGCTCTCGGCGAAGTGGTAGGCCTCGGCGAGTCCGGTCACCATGCAGATCATGTACAGGTTCACCGCGAACTTGGTGAGCAACGCATTGGGCGGTGTGCCGCAATCGAACACCGCGGCGCACATGGGTGCGACGACCTCGCGGACATGCGCGCAGTCGTCGGGTGCACCGGCGAGCATCGCGACCAGTTCACCGGCTTCGGCGGGACTGCGCGAACCCGATACCGGAGCTTCGACGTAGCACCCACCGGCCTCGGTGACGCGCTCG
This region of Mycolicibacterium goodii genomic DNA includes:
- a CDS encoding helix-turn-helix domain-containing protein; translated protein: MDRWSLARQFRAAFGTSPSRFRSMRQLELARALIIGGMPLADVAHAAGFADQAHFTRMFKAAYGLTPAAWSGAVHHNPPATSSTDPVT
- a CDS encoding SDR family NAD(P)-dependent oxidoreductase, giving the protein MTVIVTGGSRGIGRQIVERLAGEGHRVVFTHSGSDRDAADVERACGAGVRGVRLDVTDVDAPMRLFDIAQTHGPVTALVNNAGVTGPLGPLTALDDDSLRRTVEVNLVAVARLCREAARRWQSGSTTADRRDIVNVSSVAARTGSPGEYVVYAATKAALDILTVGLAKELGASGIHVNCVRAGTTNTTIHARAGDAERPGRVARHIPVGRVAEPDEIAAAVVWLLSADAGYVTGSVLDVAGGL
- a CDS encoding MFS transporter, whose translation is MSRRSTAALAGLCVVEFLSWGILYYTLPVIGVRITAATDWPPLAVPVVYTASLLCAAFATPWAGRMVDRHGPRPVMTLGSLVGAAALILGGVTAWLPLFAVAWLIVGGAQACTLYPPAFAAATQWFGTARAWPLTAITLAGGVSSTAFAPLTAALDEQLGWRMTLVALGLGYGVLSTGAAFLLLSSAWRRPAREGAEHAEYVTQIVRSTPFRFSRLALAMTALGLYAVTLNVIPLLTELGFGYHSAAIVFGLIGVGQVFGRVLYLPLRHRGTARARTAMQVAASTAGMGILAVVTAPLALVASAAMFAGAARGTHTLSVATAVTDRWGAESYATILGRFHRPIAIAMALGPAAGSAIAATLDSYRTAAAIFAALGVLAILAARRS
- a CDS encoding NAD(P)-dependent oxidoreductase, encoding MKTVGFVGLGIMGQPMALNLVWSGTPLVVWNRTLGRCLPVEAAGAHVASNVGEVFARCETVLVMLADEPAIDDVLGCRTSAFDDLVRRHTVVQMGTVSPAYSQWLAERVTEAGGCYVEAPVSGSRSPAEAGELVAMLAGAPDDCAHVREVVAPMCAAVFDCGTPPNALLTKFAVNLYMICMVTGLAEAYHFAESHGLDQALLDRILDAGPMASAVSRVKSAKLAHEDFDVQAGLADVHKNTGLITRAARTRGIASPMLDACHALYGEAVALGHPTEDMAAVIHAIRARTVAA